GGTGATACCGAACGTGTTGGCCTTTTCCCGGTCGATATTGATGATCAGCTGCGGCCCGTCCGGCAGGCCGTCGAAGCGGACATCCGTCAGGACGGGGCTCTGCGAGGCCGCGCCCAGCAACTGGTCACGGGCAGCGGCAAGCGCTTCCGGGCTCTGGCCGCCCCTGTCCTGAAGGCGGAACTCGAAACCGCCCGCATTGCCGAGACCCTGGATGGGCGGCGGCGACAGGGCGAAGGCGATGGCATCGCGGAACTGAAGGAGACGCATGGTGAAGGCGCCTCCGAGCTCGCCCGCGCTCTGCCCTTCGCCGGTCCGCTCCGACCAGTCCTTGAGCGTGATGAAGGCGAGGCCCGCATTCTGCCCGGTGCCCGAGAAGGAGAAGCCCTGGATGGTGATCATCTTGTCGACGGCCGGGTCGGCAAGGATGAACTCCTCGCTTTGCCGCGTCACTTCGCGCATGCGGTTGGCCGTCGCGCCGGCGGGGCCCTGGAAGCTGGCGATCAGGTAGCCCTGGTCTTCCTGCGGCAGGAAGGCGCTCGGAATCTGGACGTAGAAATATCCGAGACCGGCCAGCAGGGCGATATAGATGAGCATGAGGCGCCCGGCCTTTCGCACCGAGCGGCCCACGATGTTGCTGTAGCCGCGCGAGGTCTTGTCGAAGCCGCGGTTGAACCAGCCGAACACGCCGCCCTTGGCATGGTTATGGCCAGCCTTCACCGGCTTCAGGAAGGTGGCGCAAAGCGCCGGCGTCAGCGACAGGGCCATCAACGCCGAGAACAGGATCGAGGTCACCATCGTCAGCGAGAACTGACGGTAGATGACGCCGACGGAACCCGGGAAGAAGGCCAGTGGGATGAACACCGAAGCGAGCACCAGCGTGATGCCGATAATCGCGCCGGTGATCTGCGACATCGCCTTGCGGGTAGCCTCCAGCGGCGGCAACCCTTCTTCCGCCATGATGCGTTCCACGTTCTCGACCACCACGATGGCGTCGTCGACGAGAATGCCGATGGCGAGCACCATGGCGAACATGGTGAGGACGTTGATGGAGAAGCCTGCCGCAAGCATGACGGCGAGGGTGCCTGACAAGGCAACCGGCACGACGAGCGTTGGAATGATCGTGTAGCGGAAGTTCTGCAGGAAGATGAACATCACCACGAAGACGAGCACGATGGCTTCGATCAACGTGTGCACGACCTTCTCGATCGATGCCTCGACGAAGGGGGCGGTATTGTAGGGGATGTCGTAGGTGACCCCCTGCGGGAACAGGGGCTGCAGCCGCGCCATCACCGCTTCCACGCCCTCGGCCGCGGCCAGCGCGTTGCCGGTGGGCGATAGCTGGACGCCGATCGCGGCGCTGGGCTGGCCGTTCAGGAAGGTGGTGAAGGCGTAGGATTCGGCGTCGATCTCCACATCCGCGACGTCGCGGAGGCGGACCAGCGATCCGTCTTCGTTGGATCGCAGAACGATGGCTCCGAATTCCTCCGGGGTCGACAACTGGCCCCGCACCAGGATGGTCGCGGTGGTCTGCTGGCTGACCGGGTTCGGCTGCGCGCCGATCGAGCCGGCTGCAACCTGCGCGTTCTGGGACTGAATAGCGGTGGTAACGTCGCCAACCGAGAGATTGAGCCCGATGAGCTTGTCGGGATCGAGCCAGATGCGCATGGCCCGCTCGGAAGCGAACAGCTGGGCGCGGCCGATGCCCGGCACACGCCGGATCTCGTTGATGACGTTGCGGCTGAGATAGTCGCCCAGCCCGACGGCGTCGAGGTTCGAATTTTCATCTGCGATCAGCGAGACGACCATCAGGAAGCTTGAGCCCGCCTCCTCGACCTGGAGGCCCTGCTGCATCACGACGGACGGCAGCGACGCTTCCACGCGCTTGATCCGGTTCTGCGTATCGACCACTGCCTGGGCAATATTGGTGCCGGATTCGAACGTGACGGTGATCTCGACCCGGCCGCTCGCATCGCTCGTCGATTCGAAATAGATCAAGCCGGGAACGCCGTTCAGCTCTTCCTCGATCGGCTTCGTGACCTGCAGATAAAGGTCTTCCGGCGACGCGCCGGGATAATTCGTCGAGATGGTCAGCTGCGGCGGTGCGACGTTCGGGTACTGGGAGATCGGCAGGCTCGGGATCGAGATCACGCCGGCCAGTACGATGAAGATCGCGACCACCCAGGCAAAGATGGGTCGGTCGATGAAAAAACGAGGCATCTGGCTGTCGGTCCCTTATTCGGCCGTCTGGGCGGCCGGAGCCGCATCGCCTTGCGGCGCGGCCTCGGTCGGGGTTTGTGTCTGGGCAGCGCCCTCATTCGCCGCGGCCGGATCGGCCCCGGCCGGCTGGGCCTGGGACGGATCGGTCCATTCGACAGGCTCGACGGTTGCGCCCGGACCGGTCTTCTGGAACCCGTCCACGACGACGCGCTCGCCCGCATCCAGACCCTGGGAAACGACCGCACGGTTGCCGATGGCGCGGCCGATGACGACGTTGCGGAGCATGATCTTGTTGTCCGGGTCGAGCACGAAGAGCTGCGCCCGGCCCGCCGTATCGCGCTGCACGGCCTGGCTGGGCACGGCGATGGCGGCCTGGTCGATACCCTGCTCCACCGCGACGCGCACATACATGCCCGGCAGGAGATTGCCGTCGGCGTTGGGGAACTCGCTGCGCAGCGTCACCTGGCCGCTGGCCGGATCGACCGTGGCTTCCGAGAACAGGAGTCGTCCCGGCTCGCCATAGCTGGAGCCGTCGTCCAGCATCAGGCTGACCTTGGCGACGTCCGGCTCGATCTGCTCCAGCTCGCCGCGGGCCAGCGCGTTGCGCAGGCGGATGAGCTCCGTTACCGGCTGCTGGACGTCGGCGTAGACCGGGTCGAGCTGCTGGATGGTGGCCAGCGCTTCAGTATTGTTCTGGCTGACGAGGGCACCCTCCGTGACCAGCGCACGGCCGATCCGGCCGGCGATCGGCGCCCGGACCGTAGTGTAGTCGAGGTTGATCTCCGCGCCGCGCAACGAGGCCCGCGCCGATGCGAGGTCGGCCTCCGCCTGCTTCTGCGTCGCGATTGCGGTGTCGAGGCTCGACTGGCTGGTCGTACGCGTCGAGACAAGCTGGCGTGCGCGTTCGGCGTCCTGGTTGGCCTGCATGAGCACGGCCTCGGCGCGCATGACGGCGGCACGGGCGGCCTCCACCTCGACCTCGTAGGTCGCGCGGTCGATCTCGAACAGCGGCTGGCCCTCTTGCACGTCGGAGCCCTGTTCGAAGACGCGGCGCACGATGATGCCGCCCACGCGCGGACGCACCTCGGCGATACGGGTCGGGGCGATGCGCCCCGGCAGATCGGAGACGACGGGCAAGGCCTCGCGCTGGGTGGTCACGATGCCGACCTGGGCTGGCGGCATCTGCGGAGCGCCGCCGCCGCCGGCCTGCTGCTCGTCCCGGCAGGCGGCCAGAAACAGTGTCGATGCCACGAGGGGCAGCAGGACGAGTGTCTTCAATCTACGCATCGGGATGCCTTTGCTGTTGCGGCGTCGGGCCGCACGGGCGACAGCGCGGACTCCGGGCATGGGTCGACGCGTCTGATTTGCAGTGCGACATAGATACATCGGTGCATGTATGTTCGCAACCCGGGCGTATCGTGAAAATCGCCCGTGCGCGCATTTTGCAATGCAGCATCGCTCCGTCGCAATGGTGCGAGGCTGGTGTTCCCCGACCGCAAGATGCTGCATAAGACGTCCAGTCGCAAGCGCGGTGAACAGCGCGCGTCCTCGGGAGGTCACCAGAATGTCCGCATCGGATCAGTCCGTCGTCATCGTCTCTGCCGTCCGTACGCCGCTGGGGCGGCTGTCGGGTTCCCTCGCGCCGTTCGAGGCGCCGCAGCTCGGCGCCCATGTGATCGCGGCGGCTCTCGAGCGGGCGGGGATCGAGGATGGCGCATCCGTGGACGAGGTGCTCATGGGTTGCGTCCTTCCGGCCGGCCAGGGCCAGGCGCCTGCGCGGCAGGCGGTGCGCGGTGCTGGCCTGCCCGACAGCGTCGCCGCCACGACGATCAACAAGGTCTGCGGTTCGGGCATGAAGGCGACCATGCTGGCGCACGACCTGATCCGCGCCGGATCGGCGTCGGTGGTGGTCAGCGGCGGCATGGAGTCGATGTCGAATGCCCCCTATCTGTTGAAGCGCGCCCGCAGTGGCTACCGCGTCGGCCACGACACGGTGTTCGATCACATGATGCTGGACGGTCTTGAGGACGCCTATGAGAAAGGGCGTCCGATGGGCGATTTCGGCGAGGCGGTCGCCGCCGCCTATCAGTTCTCGCGGGCCGACCAGGACGCCTTCGCCATGGAAACCCTGACGCGTGCCCGGTCGGCGGTGGCCGACAGCGCCTTCGCGGCCGAGATCGTGCCGATGGCCCTATCGGGAAAGGGCGGCGAAACCGTCGTGGACACGGACGAGCATCCGATGAAGGTGCAGCCCGAGCGCATACCTGGTCTGAAGCCGGCGTTCAGGCCCGATGGCACCATCACGGCGGCAAGCGCCTCGGTCAACGCGGATGGCGCGGCCGCGCTGCTTCTGACCACGTCCGCGCACGCACGCGCACACGGCCTGCCCGTGCTGGCCACGATACTGGGCCATGCCACCCATGCCCAGGAGCCGGCATGGTACGCCACGGCGCCCATCCCGGCGATCGCCAGGCTGCTCGACCGGCTGGGCTGGAGCGTCGGCGATGTTGACCTGTTCGAGATCAACGAGGCCTTCGCGCTGGTGGCCATGGCGGCCGCGCGCGAACTGTCGATTCCGCGCGAGCGGCTGAACGTCAATGGCGGCGCCTGCGCACTCGGCCATCCCATCGGGGCGACGGGCGCGCGCCTGATCGTGACTCTCGTCCACGCCCTTCGGGCCCGGGGTCTTCGGCGCGGCATCGCCGCCCTTTGCATCGGCGGGGGCGAGGCGACGGCCATCGCGGTGGAGTGCCCGCCGGCCTGAGGCGCATTGCCCTTGGCCGGCGCCGACCCACATCCATACGGACTCTCAGAATGGAGACCCGATAATGAGTGAAACGGACGAGCGTGCGGCCCTGGATAGCGAGATCCAGATGGTGGAAGCCAATATGCGCGACCTGACGGAGGCCGCGGCAGCGGCCTCCGGGGCAGCCAACGAGGAAAACATCGCCCGTCGGCTGGAAGAGCAGCAGGAGACGCTGGACGAACTGCACCGGCGTCGCAAGGCGCTTGGTGGAGAATAGCTAGCGCGTTTCGGCGCGATGGGCCGCGGCCAGGTCTGCCATGCTGTCGAAGCGAAAATCGACGTGCGGCATGACGCCGGGGTCCATCGTCGCGCCGAAGCCCGATTGCGCGTGCCGACGATAGATCCAGCAGCTTTTCAGGCCTGCGGCGTTGGCGGGCCCATGGTCGTGGAAGAGGCTTTCCGCCGTATGCAGGATACGGCCTTTTTCCACCCCCAGCGCTCCGAGATTGTCCAGCATATACTCGAAGTTCCGGGCGGCCGGCTTGTAGGAGCCGATGTCCTCGGCCGTATAGACGGCGTCGAATGCGACCCCCAGTTTGCGCTGGCTGTGCGCGAAGGAACGATTGTCGACATTGGACAGGATCACCAGGCGATAATGCGACTTGAGGTAAGCCAGCGCCTCCGCTGAATCCGGGAAGGCCGGCCAGTCCTTGACGCTGTCGCCATAGGCCTCGCAGTCCGCCCACGAAACCTCGATCCCCCATTCTTCCGCGAGGCGCTTGTAGACGATGGCCAGGAGGTCGCGGTAGGGGCGGGCCGGGGTCCATGCCTGCTGGGCGGACTCGTGCCGGGCATGCGCCTGCAGGATCTGATCGCGGGTCAGGCTGTTCTTCAGGCGCCCGGTCAGGCTGCGCAAGCCCTCCATCATGCCGCTCTCCCAATCGATGAGCGTTCCGTAGCAATCGAAGGTCAGCGTGTCGAAGTCGGTCAGTTTCATGGCGCGTCCGCCCCGTCTTGATTGGATCGTAGCCTTGGGTAACCGGTTTTGCCTGCCCCGGATTGACGATTTCTACGACGAAGCGGCGTTTTCTCGCATGGCGCGGCGATAGGCGGCCGGCGTCGTATCCAGGGTGCGGCGCATGGCGCGCGACAAGGCGCTCTGGTCGCCGTAGCCGGCGGCAAGGGCGACGTCCGCCAGCGGCAATGTTCCGGTGGCCAGCAGATCGCCGGCCCGCCGCAGGCGCGCCGCGTCCAGGAAGGCGTGCGGCGTGGTGCCCATCGCCGTCCGGAACCGGTCGTGCAGGCGGC
This genomic window from Aureimonas sp. OT7 contains:
- a CDS encoding haloacid dehalogenase type II translates to MKLTDFDTLTFDCYGTLIDWESGMMEGLRSLTGRLKNSLTRDQILQAHARHESAQQAWTPARPYRDLLAIVYKRLAEEWGIEVSWADCEAYGDSVKDWPAFPDSAEALAYLKSHYRLVILSNVDNRSFAHSQRKLGVAFDAVYTAEDIGSYKPAARNFEYMLDNLGALGVEKGRILHTAESLFHDHGPANAAGLKSCWIYRRHAQSGFGATMDPGVMPHVDFRFDSMADLAAAHRAETR
- a CDS encoding efflux RND transporter periplasmic adaptor subunit: MRRLKTLVLLPLVASTLFLAACRDEQQAGGGGAPQMPPAQVGIVTTQREALPVVSDLPGRIAPTRIAEVRPRVGGIIVRRVFEQGSDVQEGQPLFEIDRATYEVEVEAARAAVMRAEAVLMQANQDAERARQLVSTRTTSQSSLDTAIATQKQAEADLASARASLRGAEINLDYTTVRAPIAGRIGRALVTEGALVSQNNTEALATIQQLDPVYADVQQPVTELIRLRNALARGELEQIEPDVAKVSLMLDDGSSYGEPGRLLFSEATVDPASGQVTLRSEFPNADGNLLPGMYVRVAVEQGIDQAAIAVPSQAVQRDTAGRAQLFVLDPDNKIMLRNVVIGRAIGNRAVVSQGLDAGERVVVDGFQKTGPGATVEPVEWTDPSQAQPAGADPAAANEGAAQTQTPTEAAPQGDAAPAAQTAE
- a CDS encoding acetyl-CoA C-acyltransferase; the encoded protein is MSASDQSVVIVSAVRTPLGRLSGSLAPFEAPQLGAHVIAAALERAGIEDGASVDEVLMGCVLPAGQGQAPARQAVRGAGLPDSVAATTINKVCGSGMKATMLAHDLIRAGSASVVVSGGMESMSNAPYLLKRARSGYRVGHDTVFDHMMLDGLEDAYEKGRPMGDFGEAVAAAYQFSRADQDAFAMETLTRARSAVADSAFAAEIVPMALSGKGGETVVDTDEHPMKVQPERIPGLKPAFRPDGTITAASASVNADGAAALLLTTSAHARAHGLPVLATILGHATHAQEPAWYATAPIPAIARLLDRLGWSVGDVDLFEINEAFALVAMAAARELSIPRERLNVNGGACALGHPIGATGARLIVTLVHALRARGLRRGIAALCIGGGEATAIAVECPPA
- a CDS encoding efflux RND transporter permease subunit, yielding MPRFFIDRPIFAWVVAIFIVLAGVISIPSLPISQYPNVAPPQLTISTNYPGASPEDLYLQVTKPIEEELNGVPGLIYFESTSDASGRVEITVTFESGTNIAQAVVDTQNRIKRVEASLPSVVMQQGLQVEEAGSSFLMVVSLIADENSNLDAVGLGDYLSRNVINEIRRVPGIGRAQLFASERAMRIWLDPDKLIGLNLSVGDVTTAIQSQNAQVAAGSIGAQPNPVSQQTTATILVRGQLSTPEEFGAIVLRSNEDGSLVRLRDVADVEIDAESYAFTTFLNGQPSAAIGVQLSPTGNALAAAEGVEAVMARLQPLFPQGVTYDIPYNTAPFVEASIEKVVHTLIEAIVLVFVVMFIFLQNFRYTIIPTLVVPVALSGTLAVMLAAGFSINVLTMFAMVLAIGILVDDAIVVVENVERIMAEEGLPPLEATRKAMSQITGAIIGITLVLASVFIPLAFFPGSVGVIYRQFSLTMVTSILFSALMALSLTPALCATFLKPVKAGHNHAKGGVFGWFNRGFDKTSRGYSNIVGRSVRKAGRLMLIYIALLAGLGYFYVQIPSAFLPQEDQGYLIASFQGPAGATANRMREVTRQSEEFILADPAVDKMITIQGFSFSGTGQNAGLAFITLKDWSERTGEGQSAGELGGAFTMRLLQFRDAIAFALSPPPIQGLGNAGGFEFRLQDRGGQSPEALAAARDQLLGAASQSPVLTDVRFDGLPDGPQLIINIDREKANTFGITFADINNTISTSLGSNYVNDFPNNGRMQRVIVQADERARMDAEQVLQLNVRNAQGGMVPLSAVATVDWTVGTSQLIGYNGYPSARITGSAAPGFSSGEAIAEMERLAGDLPQGFAFEWTGQSLQEIASGSQAPILIGMAMLFVFLCLAALYESWSIPFAVMLVVPLGIIGCVAAVLLRGLENDVYFTVGIITIIGLSAKNAILIVEFAKDLRAEGKGLIEATVEAAHLRFRPILMTSLAFTMGVIPMAIATGASAASQNAIGTAVIGGMISATVLAVFFVPIFFVFVMRTFSRDKPKKDEAPAPVQGA